From a region of the Notolabrus celidotus isolate fNotCel1 chromosome 14, fNotCel1.pri, whole genome shotgun sequence genome:
- the aifm4 gene encoding apoptosis inducing factor mitochondria associated 4 has translation MNPCQESGEELVTEIVCQETDLKDGQMKEITVGEQKVLLVRTHGQYSAVGSQCSHYNAPLVKGALLGDRVRCPFHGACFNVRTGDIEEFPGLDSLPTYKVKVEDGNVYVSINKNSLKQTRRVKAMCSMVPDIKHTVLLIGGGPASLVCAETLRQNCYQGRIIIITKDNLLPFDKPKLSKAMNVDSDSILLRPSDFYQQHGIEVWKQKEVVSVNPANTEVKLSDGTLQHYDQLLISTGCRARPLSIPGSDLKGVKLLQSYEDAKEIHSSCLGQRAVIIGASFIGMEVASFLSDKAASVAMIGTSGYPYESSLGPEIGKMCMQMLEEKDVKFYMNDRVVEIRGKNGTVNGVVLKSGAVLDADVVIAGIGVIPNTDFLAGSKVDVDSKKAVVVDKFMRTNIPDIFSAGDVTSFPLTIRGDQRVNIGHWQMSQAQGRVAALNMLKKQTKIESVPFFWTVLLGKSIRYTGYGDGYTEIIFKGKVEDRKFLAFYIKDEVVVAAASLMFDPAVAQIAQIMAAGQTITKEQARSDDLSWLQM, from the exons ATGAATCCGTGTCAAGAATCCGGGGAAGAGCTGGTGACTGAGATAGTATGTCAGGAGACAGACCTGAAAGATGGACA GATGAAAGAAATTACTGTGGGGGAACAGAAGGTGTTGTTGGTGCGTACTCACGGGCAGTACAGTGCTGTTGGAAGTCAGTGCTCCCATTACAATGCTCCTCTTGTTAAAG GGGCCTTGCTTGGTGACAGAGTGAGATGTCCCTTTCATGGTGCTTGTTTTAATGTCAGAACTGGAGACATTGAAGAGTTTCCAGGTCTGGACTCCCTGCCTACTTACAAG GTAAAAGTTGAGGACGGCAATGTGTATGTTTCCATCAACAAAAAT TCTCTGAAGCAGACGAGGCGGGTCAAGGCGATGTGCAGCATGGTGCCAGACATCAAACACACTGTCTTGCTGATAGGAGGAG GCCCAGCCTCATTGGTTTGTGCTGAAACACTGCGGCAGAACTGTTACCAAGGCCGAATAATCATCATAACCAAAGATAATCTGCTTCCATTTGACAAACCAAAACTGAGTAAG GCTATGAATGTGGACAGTGACAGCATCCTGCTCCGGCCAAGTGACTTTTACCAGCAGCATGGGATTGAAGTGTGGAAACAGAAGGAG GTGGTATCTGTAAATCCGGCTAATACGGAGGTGAAATTGAGCGATGGGACTTTACAGCATTACGACCAGCTGCTCATCTCAACTGGCTGCAG AGCGCGGCCGCTCAGCATTCCTGGTTCGGACCTAAAGGGAGTGAAGTTACTGCAGAGTTATGAAGATGCCAAAGAGATTCACAGCTCCTGTCTGGGCCAGAGAGCTGTCATCATAGGAGCCTCCTTCATAG GTATGGAGGTGGCATCTTTCTTATCAGACAAAGCTGCCAGTGTGGCCATGATTGGTACCAGCGGGTAcccatatgaaagttctctggGACCAGAAATTGGCAAAATGTGTATGCAG atgCTGGAGGAAAAAGATGTGAAGTTCTACATGAACGATAGAGTTGTTGAGATCAGAGGAAAGAATGGCACG GTGAATGGGGTGGTGCTGAAGAGCGGTGCAGTCCTTGATGCTGATGTGGTGATTGCTGGAATTg gggtAATCCCTAATACAGACTTCTTGGCAGGCAGCAAGGTGGATGTGGATTCAAAGAAAGCTGTGGTTGTTGACAAG TTCATGAGGACCAATATACCAGATATATTCAGCGCTGGAGATGTCACCTCTTTTCCTCTGACCATCCGTGGGGACCAAAGGGTTAACATTGGCCACTGGCAAATGTCACAAGCTCAAG GAAGAGTAGCCGCCCTGAACATGCTAAAAAAGCAGACCAAGATTGAGTCCGTCCCTTTCTTCTGGACTGTGTTGCTTGGGAAGAGTATCAGATACACTG GCTATGGGGATGGATACACAGAAATCATTTTCAAAGGCAAAGTGGAGGACAGGAAATTCCTGGCATTTTACATAAA AGACGAGGTGGTGGTAGCTGCAGCTAGTCTGATGTTTGATCCCGCGGTGGCTCAGATTGCACAGATAATGGCTGCTGGACAGACAATAACAAAGGAACAGGCTCG ATCTGATGACCTGAGCTGGCTGCAGATGTAA
- the prpf8 gene encoding pre-mRNA-processing-splicing factor 8: protein MAATFPYRGVPPGMPPGVPPPVPVPDYMSEEKLQEKARKWQHLQAKRYSEKRKFGFVDAQKEDMPPEHVRKIIRDHGDMTNRKFRHDKRVYLGALKYMPHAVLKLLENMPMPWEQIRDVPVLYHITGAISFVNEIPWVIEPVYIAQWGTMWIMMRREKRDRRHFKRMRFPPFDDEEPPLDYADNILDVEPLEAIQMELDPEEDSSCVEWFYEHQPLKDTTKFVNGTTYRRWQFTLPMMSTLYRLANQLMTDLVDFNYFYLFDLKAFFTSKALNMAIPGGPKFEPLVRDINLQDEDWNEFNDINKIIIRQPIRTEYKIAFPYLYNNLPHHVHLTWYHTPNVVFIKTEDPDLPAFYFDPLINPISHRHSVKSQEPLPDDDEEFELPEYVEPFLKETPLYTDHTANGIALLWAPRPFNLRSGRTRRAIDIPLVKNWYREHCPAGQPVKVRVSYQKLLKYYVLNALKHRPPKAQKKRYLFRSFKATKFFQSTKLDWVEVGLQVCRQGYNMLNLLIHRKNLNYLHLDYNFNLKPVKTLTTKERKKSRFGNAFHLCREVLRLSKLVVDSHVQYRLGNVDAFQLSDGLQYIFAHVGQLTGMYRYKYKLMRQIRMCKDLKHLIYYRFNTGPVGKGPGCGFWAAGWRVWLFFMRGITPLLERWLGNLLARQFEGRHSKGVAKTVTKQRVESHFDLELRAAVMHDILDMMPEGIKQNKARTILQHLSESWRCWKANIPWKVPGLPTPIENMILRYVKAKADWWTNTAHYNRERIRRGATVDKTVCKKNLGRLTRLYLKAEQERQHNYLKDGPYITAEEAVAIYTTTVHWLESRRFSPIPFPPLSYKHDTKLLILALERLKEAYSVKSRLNQSQREELGLIEQAYDNPHEALSRIKRHLLTQRAFKEVGIEFMDLYSHLVPVYDVEPLEKITDAYLDQYLWYEADKRRLFPPWIKPADTEPPPLLVYKWCQGINNLQDVWETAEGECNVMLESRYEKMYEKIDLTLLNRLLRLIVDHNIADYMTAKNNVVINYKDMNHTNSYGIIRGLQFASFIVQYYGLVMDLLVLGLHRASEMAGPPQMPNDFLSFQDTATESAHPIRLYCRYIDRIHIFFRFSADEARDLIQRYLTEHPDPNNENIVGYNNKKCWPRDARMRLMKHDVNLGRAVFWDIKNRLPRSVTTVQWENSFVSVYSKDNPNLLFNMCGFECRILPKCRTSYEEFTHKDGVWNLQNEVTKERTAQCFLRVDDESMQRFHNRVRQILMASGSTTFTKIVNKWNTALIGLMTYFREAVVNTQELLDLLVKCENKIQTRIKIGLNSKMPSRFPPVVFYTPKELGGLGMLSMGHVLIPQSDLRWSKQTDVGITHFRSGMSHEEDQLIPNLYRYIQPWESEFIDSQRVWAEYALKRQEAIAQNRRLTLEDLEDSWDRGIPRINTLFQKDRHTLAYDKGWRVRTDFKQYQVLKQNPFWWTHQRHDGKLWNLNNYRTDMIQALGGVEGILEHTLFKGTYFPTWEGLFWEKASGFEESMKWKKLTNAQRSGLNQIPNRRFTLWWSPTINRANVYVGFQVQLDLTGIFMHGKIPTLKISLIQIFRAHLWQKIHESIVMDLCQVFDQELDALEIETVQKETIHPRKSYKMNSSCADILLFASYKWNVSRPSLLADSKDVMDSTTTQKYWIDIQLRWGDYDSHDIERYARAKFLDYTTDNMSIYPSPTGVLIAIDLAYNLHSGYGNWFPGSKPLIQQAMAKIMKANPALYVLRERIRKGLQLYSSEPTEPYLSSQNYGELFSNQIIWFVDDTNVYRVTIHKTFEGNLTTKPINGAIFIFNPRTGQLFLKIIHTSVWAGQKRLGQLAKWKTAEEVAALIRSLPVEEQPKQIIVTRKGMLDPLEVHLLDFPNIVIKGSELQLPFQACLKVEKFGDLILKATEPQMVLFNLYDDWLKTISSYTAFSRLILILRALHVNNDRAKVILKPDKTTITEPHHIWPTLTDEEWIKVEVQLKDLILADYGKKNNVNVASLTQSEIRDIILGMEISAPSQQRQQIAEIEKQTKEQSQLTATQTRTVNKHGDEIITSTTSNYETQTFSSKTEWRVRAISAANLHLRTNHIYVSSDDIKETGYTYILPKNVLKKFICISDLRAQIAGYLYGTSPPDNPQVKEIRCIVMVPQWGTHQTVHLPNQLPGHEYLKEMEPLGWIHTQPNESPQLSPQDVTTHAKVMADNPSWDGEKTIIITCSFTPGSCTLTAYKLTPSGYEWGRQNTDKGNNPKGYLPSHYERVQMLLSDRFLGFFMVPGQVSWNYNFMGVRHDPNMKYDLQLANPKEFYHEVHRPSHFLNFASLQEGEIYNADREDMYA from the exons ATGGCTGCTACCTTCCCCTACAGAGGGGTCCCTCCCGGGATGCCACCAGGTGTTCCTCCTCCTGTGCCGGTCCCAGACTACATGAGTGAGGAAAAACTGCAAGAGAAAG CAAGAAAATGGCAACACTTGCAAGCAAAGCGCTATTCAGAGAAGAGGAAGTTTGGCTTTGTGGATGCTCAGAAAGAAGACATGCCACCTGAGCATGTTCGCAAGATCATTAGGGACCATGGAGATATGACCAACAGAAAGTTTCGACACGACAAGAGGGTGTATCTTGG TGCCCTGAAGTACATGCCCCATGCTGTGCTGAAGCTGCTGGAAAACATGCCCATGCCCTGGGAGCAGATCAGAGATGTACCTGTCCTCTACCACATCACTGGAGCCATTTCCTTTGTGAATGAAATCCCCTGGGTCATAGAGCCAGTCTACATCGCTCAGTGggg CACCATGTGGATCATGATGCGTCGTGAGAAGCGAGATCGACGTCACTTTAAAAGGATGCGATTTCCTCCGTTTGATGATGAGGAGCCGCCGCTTGACTACGCTGACAACATCCTTGATGTGGAGCCTCTGGAGGCCATTCAGATGGAGCTGGACCCAGAGGAGGACTCATCATGCGTAGAGTGGTTCTATGAGCACCAGCCCCTCAAAGACACAACTAA GTTTGTGAATGGCACCACCTACCGTCGCTGGCAGTTTACTCTGCCCATGATGTCCACACTGTACCGGCTGGCAAATCAGCTGATGACAGACCTGGTGGATTTCAACTACTTCTATCTGTTTGACCTGAAGGCTTTTTTCACCTCAAAGGCCTTAAACATGGCCATCCCCGGGGGGCCAAAGTTTGAGCCACTGGTCAGGGACATCAACCTCCA GGATGAAGACTGGAATGAGTTCAATGACATCAACAAGATCATCATTCGGCAGCCTATCAGGACGGAGTACAAAATTGCCTTCCCTTACCTGTACAACAACCTGCCGCATCACGTCCACCTCACCTG GTATCACACGCCCAATGTGGTGTTTATCAAGACAGAGGATCCAGATCTCCCAGCGTTTTACTTTGACCCGCTGATCAACCCCATTTCTCACAGACATTCTGTCAAG AGCCAGGAGCCTCtacctgatgatgatgaggagtttGAGCTGCCTGAGTATGTGGAGCCCTTCCTCAAAGAAACCCCGCTCTACACAGACCACACAGCCAACGGCATTGCTCTGTTGTGGGCACCCAGACCCTTCAACCTCCGATCTGGCCGCACAAGACGCGCCATTGATATTCCCCTGGTCAAGAACTG GTATCGAGAGCACTGCCCTGCAGGACAGCCGGTGAAAGTGCGTGTGTCGTATCAGAAACTGCTGAAGTACTATGTGCTCAATGCTCTGAAACACAGACCACCCAAAGCGCAGAAGAAGAG GTATCTGTTCCGCTCCTTCAAAGCCACCAAGTTCTTTCAGTCCACAAAGCTGGACTGGGTGGAGGTGGGTCTGCAGGTGTGCAGACAGGGCTACAACATGCTCAATCTGCTCATCCATCGTAAGAACCTCAACTACCTGCATCTTGACTACAATTTCAATCTGAAGCCTGTCAAGACTCTGACcacaaag GAGCGAAAGAAGTCCCGTTTCGGTAATGCCTTCCACTTGTGCAGAGAGGTGCTTCGTCTCAGCAAACTTGTGGTGGACAGCCATGTTCAGTACAGACTGGGAAATGTCGACGCCTTCCAG TTGTCTGATGGGCTGCAGTACATCTTTGCTCATGTGGGTCAGCTGACGGGAATGTATCGATACAAGTACAAGTTGATGAGACAGATCAGGATGTGCAAAGATCTGAAGCATCTCATCTACTATCGCTTCAACACT gGTCCTGTGGGCAAAGGTCCAGGCTGTGGCTTCTGGGCTGCCGGCTGGAGAGTGTGGCTGTTCTTCATGCGAGGAATCACTCCGCTACTGGAGAGGTGGCTGGGAAATCTGCTGGCCAGGCAGTTTGAAG GACGTCACTCTAAGGGTGTCGCCAAGACTGTGACCAAGCAGCGTGTGGAGTCTCACTTTGACCTTGAGCTGCGTGCTGCTGTGATGCACGACATCTTGGACATGATGCCTGAGGGTATCAAGCAGAACAAGGCCAGAACCATCCTGCAGCACCTCAGTGAGTCCTGGAGGTGCTGGAAGGCCAATATCCCCTGGAAG GTACCAGGTCTACCCACACCCATCGAAAACATGATCCTGCGCTACGTGAAGGCTAAAGCTGACTGGTGGACCAACACCGCTCACTACAACCGTGAGAGAATCCGTCGTGGAGCCACTGTGGACAAAACGGTGTGCAAGAAGAACCTGGGCAGACTGACCCGTCTGTACCTGAAGGCCGAGCAGGAGAGACAGCACAACTACCTGAAG GATGGCCCCTACATCACAGCTGAAGAGGCGGTTGCCATCTACACCACCACTGTTCACTGGCTGGAGAGCCGCAGGTTCTCACCCATCCCATTCCCTCCACTGTCATACAAACACGACACAAAGCTGCTCATCCTGGCCCTGGAAAGACTCAAGGAGGCATACAG TGTGAAGTCTCGTTTGAACCAGAGTCAGAGGGAGGAGCTGGGGCTGATTGAGCAGGCGTACGACAATCCTCATGAGGCTTTGTCCAGGATCAAACGTCACCTGCTCACACAGAGAGCCTTCAAAGAG GTGGGAATCGAGTTCATGGACTTGTACAGCCACCTCGTGCCTGTGTACGATGTAGAGCCTCTTGAGAAGATCACTGACGCCTACCTTGACCAGTACCTGTGGTATGAGGCTGACAAGAGACGCCTCTTCCCACCCTGGATCAAACCTGCAGACACTGAACCACCACCACTGCTGGTCTACAAGTGGTGCCAAG GCATCAACAACTTGCAGGATGTGTGGGAGACTGCTGAAGGAGAGTGTAACGTGATGCTGGAGTCTCGCTATGAGAAGATGTACGAGAAGATCGATCTGACACTGCTCAACAGGTTGCTGCGTCTCATTGTTGACCACAACATTGCTGATTACATGACCGCCAAAAACAACGTGGTCATCAACTACAAA GATATGAACCACACCAACTCCTACGGTATCATCAGGGGACTCCAGTTTGCCTCATTCATTGTGCAGTACTACGGCTTGGTGATGGACCTGCTGGTGCTCGGCCTGCACCGTGCTAGCGAGATGGCCGGTCCACCTCAGATGCCCAACGATTTCCTGAGTTTCCAAGACACCGCAACAGAGAGCGCTCACCCAATCAGACTGTACTGCAGATACATTGACCGCATCCACATCTTCTTCAG GTTCTCTGCTGATGAGGCCAGGGATCTGATTCAGAGGTACCTCACGGAGCATCCAGACCCCAACAACGAGAACATAGTCGGCTATAACAACAAGAAGTGCTGGCCCCGTGATGCCCGCATGAGGCTGATGAAGCATGATGTTAACCT tggccgtgctgtgttctgggACATCAAGAACCGCCTGCCCAGATCAGTGACCACAGTTCAGTGGGAGAACAGCTTTGTGTCAGTCTACAGCAAAGACAACCCCAACCTGCTCTTCAACATGTGTGGCTTTGAGTGCCGTATCTTGCCTAAATGCCGCACCAGCTACGAAGAGTTCACTCACAAGGACGGTGTGTGGAACCTGCAGAATGAG GTaaccaaagagaggacagcacAGTGTTTCCTGCGTGTTGATGACGAATCAATGCAGCGTTTCCACAACAGAGTGCGTCAGATCTTGATGGCCTCTGGATCCACCACGTTCACAAAG ATTGTGAACAAGTGGAACACAGCTCTGATCGGTCTCATGACGTATTTCCGTGAGGCCGTAGTGAACACACAAGAGCTCCTGGACCTGCTGGTTAAGTGTGAGAACAAGATTCAGACCCGTATTAAGATCGGCCTGAACTCCAAAATGCCAAGTCGCTTCCCTCCTGTGGTCTTCTACACCCCCAAAGAACTGGGTGGCCTTGGTATGCTGTCCATGGGCCACGTTCTGATCCCACAGTCAGACCTCAG GTGGTCAAAGCAGACAGATGTGGGTATCACTCACTTCAGGTCTGGAATGAGCCATGAAGAAGACCAGCTGATTCCTAATCTGTATCGGTACATTCAGCCATGGGAGAGCGAGTTTATTGACTCCCAGAGAGTGTGGGCCGAGTACGCTCTGAAAAGACAAGAGGCCATTGCCCAGAACAG GCGTCTGACCCTTGAGGATTTGGAGGACTCATGGGACAGAGGAATCCCTCGTATCAACACGCTCTTCCAGaaggacagacacacactggcCTATGACAAAGGCTGGAGAGTCAGGACAGACTTCAAACAGTACCAG GTGTTGAAGCAAAATCCCTTCTGGTGGACCCACCAGAGGCACGATGGCAAACTGTGGAACTTGAACAACTACCGCACAGACATGATCCAAGCTCTGGGTGGTGTGGAGGGTATCCTTGAACACACACTCTTCAAAGGCACTTACTTCCCCACCTGGGAGGGTCTCTTCTG GGAAAAGGCCAGTGGTTTTGAGGAGTCCATGAAATGGAAGAAGCTGACCAATGCCCAAAGGTCTGGTCTGAATCAAATCCCCAACCGTCGCTTCACACTTTGGTGGTCGCCCACCATCAACAGAGCAAAC GTGTACGTTGGTTTCCAGGTGCAACTTGACCTGACAGGAATCTTCATGCATGGCAAGATCCCCACTCTAAAGATCTCCCTCATTCAGATCTTCAGGGCTCACTTGTGGCAGAAGATTCATGAGAGCATTGTCATGGATCTCTGTCAG GTGTTCGATCAGGAGCTTGACGCTCTGGAGATTGAGACAGTGCAGAAGGAGACCATCCATCCCAGGAAGTCTTACAAGATGAACTCATCCTGTGCAGACATCCTCCTCTTTGCTTCATACAAGTGGAACGTCTCTCGACCATCTCTGCTTGCTGACTCAAA GGACGTGATGGACAGCACCACCACACAGAAGTACTGGATCGACATTCAGCTACGTTGGGGCGACTATGACTCACATGACATCGAGCGCTACGCCAGAGCCAAGTTCTTGGACTACACCACCGACAACATGAGTATCTACCCGTCCCCAACAGGGGTGCTGATTGCTATCGACCTGGCTTACAATCTCCACAG CGGCTATGGTAATTGGTTCCCTGGAAGCAAGCCTCTCATCCAGCAAGCCATGGCCAAAATCATGAAGGCCAACCCTGCCCTGTACGTGCTCAGAGAACGCATCCGCAAAGGTCTGCAGCTGTACTCCTCCGAGCCCACTGAGCCCTACCTGTCCTCACAGAACTATGGTGAACTTTTCTCCAACCAGATCATCTGGTTCGTAGATGACACCAACGTGTACCGAGTCACCATCCACAAG ACCTTTGAGGGTAACTTGACCACAAAGCCCATCAATGGAGCCATCTTTATCTTCAACCCCAGGACTGGTCAGCTCTTCCTCAAGATCATTCACACCTCTGTGTGGGCCGGACAGAAACGTCTGGGACAG CTGGCCAAATGGAAGACAGCTGAAGAAGTGGCTGCCCTGATTCGCTCCCTCCCTGTGGAGGAGCAGCCGAAACAAATCATTGTGACCAGGAAGGGCATGCTCGACCCTCTGGAG GTCCACTTGCTCGACTTCCCCAACATCGTGATCAAAggctctgagctgcagctgccTTTCCAGGCCTGTCTGAAGGTGGAGAAGTTTGGAGACCTGATCCTGAAGGCCACAGAGCCTCAGATGGTGCTGTTCAATCTCTACGATGACTGGCTCAAGACTATCTCGTCTTACACA GCCTTCTCCAGGCTCATCCTGATCCTCAGAGCACTCCACGTCAACAACGACCGTGCCAAGGTGATCCTGAAACCTGACAAGACCACGATCACCGAGCCCCATCACATCTGGCCCACACTCACAGACGAGGAGTGGATCAAGGTGGAAGTGCAGCTCAAAGATCTCATTCTGGCAGATTACGGCAAAAAGAACAA TGTGAACGTGGCCTCCCTTACTCAGTCTGAGATCCGTGACATCATCCTCGGTATGGAGATCTCCGCTCCCTCACAGCAGCGTCAGCAGATTGCGGAGATTGAGAAGCAGACCAAAGAGCAGTCACAGCTCACAGCCACACAAACCAGAACGGTCAACAAACACGGTGACGAAATcatcacctccaccacctccaacTACGAGACCCAGACCTTCTCCTCCAAGACCGAGTGGAGAGTCAG GGCCATATCAGCTGCCAACCTCCATCTCCGAACCAACCACATCTACGTGTCATCTGATGACATCAAAGAGACAGGCTACACCTACATCCTGCCTAAGAACGTCCTGAAGAAGTTTATCTGTATCTCAGATCTGCGAGCACAG atTGCAGGCTACCTGTATGGAACCAGCCCACCAGATAACCCCCAGGTGAAGGAGATCCGTTGTATTGTCATGGTACCACAGTGGGGAACACATCAGACTGTCCACCTTCCCAACCAGCTGCCTGGTCATGAATACCTAAAA GAAATGGAGCCCCTCGGCTGGATCCACACCCAGCCAAACGAGTCGCCCCAGCTGTCCCCACAGGATGTTACTACCCACGCCAAGGTTATGGCTGACAACCCCTCTTGGGATGGAGAGAAGACCATCATCATAACCTGCAG CTTCACCCCCGGCTCATGCACACTCACCGCCTACAAGCTGACACCCAGTGGATATGAGTGGGGTCGACAGAACACAGATAAGGGCAACAACCCGAAAGGCTACCTGCCGTCTCACTATGAGAGAGTACAGATGCTGCTCTCTGATCGCTTCCTGGGCTTCTTCATGGTGCCTGGTCAGGTGTCCTGGAACTACAACTTCATGG GCGTGCGCCATGACCCGAACATGAAGTACGACCTGCAGCTCGCCAACCCCAAAGAGTTCTACCATGAAGTCCATCGACCTTCGCACTTCCTAAACTTTGCTTCACTGCAGGAGGGTGAGATCTACAACGCGGACCGTGAGGACATGTATGCCTGA
- the zgc:153372 gene encoding arsenite methyltransferase, with translation MASGDDVRENVKKYYGSLLKSTCDLKTSASACSLSYRPVQSVSDALSLVHPEVTEKFFGCGIPFPAKLEGCKVLDLGSGSGRDCYAFSKLVGSSGHVTGLDMTEELIRTSCQYIEYHQEKFGYKEPNVTFVQGYMEKLSEAGIQNDSMDVVLSNCVICLCADKRAVLQQAYNVLKDGGELYFSDMYASKVLPDHMKQDAVLWSEGMGGSQFWLDFILLAQSVGFSTPHLVSASNIVIYSNELKEKTGDIKYASVTYRLFKLPKTPVLSAATVTYKGTVADFPDQLVFDSCHSFKKGVAVEIHGEMAAILQNSRFNPDFQIQISDKPAPVCSASTKQYCHLDPFRLADSMGSSVIQCSKTGK, from the exons ATGGCATCCGGTGACGACGTGCGTGAAAATGTGAAG aaATACTATGGCAGTCTGCTGAAGTCCACCTGTGATTTGAAAACAAGTGCGTCCGCCTGCAGCTTGTCCTACCGCCCTGTGCAAAGTGTCTCAGATGCATTGAGCCTGGTTCATCCGGAAGTAACCGAAAA ATTCTTCGGTTGTGGTATTCCCTTTCCAGCAAAGCTTGAAGGCTGCAAGGTCCTGGACCTCGGCAGTGGCTCTGGCAGAGACTGTTATGCCTTCAGTAAACTTGTTGGGTCGAGCGGACACGTCACAGGGCTCGATATGACAGAGGAGCTG ATCAGAACTTCTTGTCAGTACATTGAGTATCATCAGGAGAAGTTTGGCTATAAAGAGCCCAACGTCACGTTTGTCCAGGGTTACATGGAGAAGCTGAGCGAGGCCGGCATACAAAATGACTCAATGGATGTTGTGCT ATCCAACTGTGTCATCTGTTTGTGTGCTGATAAAAGAGCTGTGCTGCAGCAGGCCTACAATGTCCTGAAG GACGGAGGTGAGCTCTACTTTAGTGACATGTACGCCAGCAAAGTCCTTCCTGATCACATGAAGCAAGATGCAGTCCTGTGGA gtGAGGGGATGGGCGGCTCTCAGTTTTGGCTTGACTTTATTTTACTGGCCCAAAGCGTCGGCTTCAGCACTCCACACCTTGTTTCAGCAAGCAACATTGTGATCTACAGCAATGagctaaaagaaaaaacag GAGACATCAAGTATGCCTCTGTCACTTACCGACTCTTTAAGCTGCCCAAAACTCCAGTCCTGTCTGCAGCGACAGTGACCTATAAAGGGACTGTGGCAGATTTCCCAGATCAGCTGGTCTTTGACTCCTGCCACAGCTTCAAG AAAGGTGTGGCAGTAGAGATACATGGAGAGATGGCAGCAATCCTCCAGAATTCCCGTTTCAATCCGGATTTCCAAATCCAGATATCAGATAAACCAGCTCCAGTCTGCTCAGCTTCGACAAAGCAG TATTGCCACCTTGATCCATTTCGTCTGGCTGACAGTATGGGATCCTCTGTGATACAATGCTCCAAAACAGGCAAATGA